The bacterium genome contains the following window.
TGTCCCTATCCTTCCCCCAAGAATGGCGGAGCCCGCGCGATTTCTCCAAAATCCTCTCAAGAACCGCCTTCTTTCCCAGGACGTCCGGCAGAAAGACGGATTCCCCGATCACATGATTGAAAACCGCATCCTGCCCTTTCGCTTTCAAAAACTCCTGAGCGGCGTGAACGAGATTTCTTTCGGCCTCTTCCCCCCTCACCAGGAGGAGGGTCGGGACGGTCGCCAAGGGAAACAAAGGGGTAATGCGATCGGCCAGCCGGTAACCCGGCAGGGAACGGCTCTCCACTTGTCCGTCATCGAAGGAAATCACCCTCACCGAAGGCAAGGCAAGACATCCCGCGACGCATAGGCCCAAAAAAAACGAAACGCCGGCCACGGGACCGCGGGGCATCCAAAACGCCCCGAATCGGGCGCGCCACCGGGACGCCGGGACCTTCGATTCCTGCGCGATCGGCGGCCGCCTGCGGAACCTCTCGGCCACGCTGAGGACCGCCGGCAGGACCAGCATGATCGCCGCATAGTTGAGCAGGAGACCCACCGCCCCGACCACGCCGAACTCGAAAAAAAGGCTGAACTTTGAGAACAAAAGAGCGAGGAAACCGCCCGCCGTGGTGATCATGGAAAGATAAGTCGCCGAGCCGGTTTCGGAAAAGGCCCTCTCGCAGGCTCGTTGAAAATCGGTCCCCTCCCGGCGTTCCCGGCGGTAACGGCTCAGGATGTAAATCGCGTAATCGCTCCCCAATCCCGCCAGGATGACGGCGGAAAAGCTCGTAATGATGTTCAGGCGCCCCTGGATCAAGGCGACCGCTCCGCCGGTCCATAGGATGCCGATGGTCACCGGCAGAATGACGAGGACCGCTCCGGTGATGCTTCGAAAATACAGGAGAAGGATGACAAAGAGGAGCAGCGTGACGACCGCTGAAACCCACAGGATCTCGCGACGCGTCAGGTCGGCTTGCTCCAGCATCTTTGGATACGCGCCGGTATAGCCGACCGTCACAGAGCCGAAACCTTCCTCACCTTTGAGTCGTTCGACCTGGGCGCGGACGTCAGCGAGGAAACGCCGGGTTTCGTCCAAGCTTTGCGGATTGCTCTTGAGCTTGACCTTCAGAACCCGCAGAGCGCCGTCCTCGGAGGAGACGGTCCCGTCCCCCTTGAAACCGAACCGGCGCCGGTATTTGTCCTGGAGATCCTTAAACGAGAGATCGATCCGGTCTTCGTCGTCGGCGAAATCCATCAACCCGTTGAATACCGGGCTCAGCCCCTTTTTCTCCAACGCCGCGGCGCGGTCGACCCTGGCCTCCACCTCGCGCAAATCCTCCAAGTCGATGTAAAGCCACCCGCGTTTTTCGAAGAAATCGACGGGAGCCCGTCCCTCCACGTAAGATACGTCGGGCCGACCGGCGAGACGCGCCTCCAACAGTCCGGCGAAACGCTCCGTGGTACGGGACTCCGGGGACTCTACAACCACCAACAGGTGCCCCAGTCCCGCGAACCGGGCCTTCAAGGTCTCCAGGCCGCGGACGCTCTCGATCTGCTTGGGAAGCAGGGCGGCCAAGTCGTTTTCGATGTGG
Protein-coding sequences here:
- a CDS encoding MMPL family transporter codes for the protein MILLRLFNIGIRFPRAVLVLTAVLTCVSILAAKKLHIENDLAALLPKQIESVRGLETLKARFAGLGHLLVVVESPESRTTERFAGLLEARLAGRPDVSYVEGRAPVDFFEKRGWLYIDLEDLREVEARVDRAAALEKKGLSPVFNGLMDFADDEDRIDLSFKDLQDKYRRRFGFKGDGTVSSEDGALRVLKVKLKSNPQSLDETRRFLADVRAQVERLKGEEGFGSVTVGYTGAYPKMLEQADLTRREILWVSAVVTLLLFVILLLYFRSITGAVLVILPVTIGILWTGGAVALIQGRLNIITSFSAVILAGLGSDYAIYILSRYRRERREGTDFQRACERAFSETGSATYLSMITTAGGFLALLFSKFSLFFEFGVVGAVGLLLNYAAIMLVLPAVLSVAERFRRRPPIAQESKVPASRWRARFGAFWMPRGPVAGVSFFLGLCVAGCLALPSVRVISFDDGQVESRSLPGYRLADRITPLFPLATVPTLLLVRGEEAERNLVHAAQEFLKAKGQDAVFNHVIGESVFLPDVLGKKAVLERILEKSRGLRHSWGKDRDRILASLESSLQAPPIARESLPPEVRRLFEARDGSGDFAVALNPAFGRVSAETMKRYRDGIREFEAKAGVPFLAVDNTFVSDDIIRLIEGESPRVFLFFLGVLGLVLFVKVKPLPRAALVFGSLVGSLLLLAAALWALGIRLNIINIAVIPVILGTAVDSFVHLGESLDQRGFSPETMANEVPAILVSNLTSLVGFGGLVLTSSAGLRSAGWVASLGILIVTLVCVYFYPRGLLLHRPKDLPAAGALGAADVPVCDT